DNA sequence from the Gordonia polyisoprenivorans genome:
TGCGCGAGCTCGGGGTGCGCACGCCCCGCGAACAGCATCAGGTTCTTCTGGTTGTCGGTCGTCCAGGTCATGGAAACTCTTCTACTCGGGGCTGGTGGTCGGGACTCGATGGTGTTCTGATCGGGTGGTGGCCCAGACTGCAGGCGGATTCGCCTACGGTCGCCGTGTTTCGTCGATGGTGGTCTCGTCGATGGTGGGTGCCGAGGGCGTCTCGGCGGCCGCGCGAGCGGCCTGCGCGGCGGCCGTGTCCGGACGCTTGCGGACCACCCAGTCCTCGATGTTGCGTTGTGCACCTGCCGAGACCGCGAGGGCGCCGGGCGGGACGTCGTCGCGCACGACGGTACCCGCACCGGTGTACGCGCCGTCACCGATCTGTACAGGTGCGACGAACATATTGTCAGAACCGGTCCGGCAGTTCGAACCGATGACCGTTTGATGCTTGTTCACCCCGTCGTAATTGACGAAGACGCTCGAGGCGCCGATGTTGGATTCGTCACCGATCCGCGCGTCCCCGACATAGGTGAGGTGGGGGATCTTGCTGCCCGCACCGATGACCGCGTTCTTGGTCTCGACGAAGGTGCCGATCTTGCCGCCGACGCCGAGGACCGTGCCCGGGCGCAGGTAGGCGAAAGGGCCGACCAGCGCGTTGTCGCTGATGGCAGCACTACTGCCGTGGGTGCGGATGACCTGCGCACCACGTCCGACGACGACGTCGGTGAGCGTGCAGTCCGGTCCGATGACGGCGTCCTCGCCGATCGTGGTCGCGCCCTGCAGCTGGGTTCCCGGCTCGATCCGCACGTCTTCGGCGATCGTGACGTCGACGTCGATCCACGTGGTCGCCGGGTCGACGACGCTCACCCCGGCGAGCTGATGACGACGCACGATCCGTCGATTGAGTTCAGCTGCCAGCTCGGCGAGCTGCGCGCGGTCGTTGCATCCGGCGACGAGCATCGGATCGTCAACAGTGAAGCCGTGCACCGACTTTCCGGATTCACGGGCGATCTCGACGACGTCGGTGAGGTAGTACTCGCCCTGGGCGTTATGGGTGGAGAGCCCGCGGAGCGCGGTGCGCAGCGCGGTCGCGTCGAAGGCGTAGACCCCGGCATTGACCTCCGTGATCGCCAACTGTTCGGGGGAGGCGTCCTTGTGTTCGACGATCGCGTGGACCCCGCCGTCGTCGTCGCGGACGATGCGTCC
Encoded proteins:
- the glmU gene encoding bifunctional UDP-N-acetylglucosamine diphosphorylase/glucosamine-1-phosphate N-acetyltransferase GlmU; protein product: MTQTSPTTTAVIVLAAGAGTRMRSKTPKILHTIAGRSLLGHALHAAADLGAAHVIAVVGHERERVTAAVESTSQSLGVPVSVAVQDQPLGTGDAARAGLQALPDDFTGTVVVTAADVPLLDGPTLRALVETHSANGGAAVTVTGFHAGDPTGYGRIVRDDDGGVHAIVEHKDASPEQLAITEVNAGVYAFDATALRTALRGLSTHNAQGEYYLTDVVEIARESGKSVHGFTVDDPMLVAGCNDRAQLAELAAELNRRIVRRHQLAGVSVVDPATTWIDVDVTIAEDVRIEPGTQLQGATTIGEDAVIGPDCTLTDVVVGRGAQVIRTHGSSAAISDNALVGPFAYLRPGTVLGVGGKIGTFVETKNAVIGAGSKIPHLTYVGDARIGDESNIGASSVFVNYDGVNKHQTVIGSNCRTGSDNMFVAPVQIGDGAYTGAGTVVRDDVPPGALAVSAGAQRNIEDWVVRKRPDTAAAQAARAAAETPSAPTIDETTIDETRRP